The DNA segment CGTCGAGGTCGAGGTTGCCGTGCCAGTTCTCCAGCTTCTGCTCGCGGTGCGCGGCGTCGATGTTGCTGCGGTTCTGGAAGCCGTAGGTGAAGCCGGCGGTATGGCGCAGCAGGTCGACCATCCGCATCGGCGCCTGCGCCGGCCTGGTCATGAACGGCACGCCCGCGCCCCCGCCGTCATAGACGCCGACGCCCTTCAGCTCGGGCAGGACATGATGCACCGGCGTGTCCAGCGCGACCTTCGCCTCCTCCACCAGCATCATGAACGCGACCGAGGTGATCGGCTTCGTCATGGAGGCGATGCGGAACAGCGATCCCTCGTCCACCGCCGCGCCGCCCTCGCGCGCGGTGCCCTGATGCGAGAAATGGACGATCTGGTCGTCGCGTGCGACCAGCAGCTGCGCCTGCGCGAAGCCGCCGGTGTCGAGATAGCGTTCCTTGAGCAGCGCATCGATCGCGGCGAGGCGTCGCGGGTCGAAGCCGTGCTTCTCGGCCTTGGCGATCTTCATGGCCTCTCCATACCCCCGCTTCGAATGTCACGCCACGTCTATCGCTTGAGCCCAGCGTAAATCAACTCTAGTCTCGCATCCGAACGAACCGAATGTTCAAGTTGATGAGAGGAATGCCGTGACGATGGAACGTGCCTGGCCCGCGATGGGCATGGACGAGGTCCGCGCCGCGCTCACCGCGCCGGGCGCGCGATTCGAGATGGAGACGGTCGATATCCGTGGGCTCCCCACGCGCGTGTGGAAGAATGCGCCGCCGCACATGGCCGCGCTGGTGCGGCTGTCGCGCACCCACGGCGACTCGCTGGCCACCATCCACGAGGACGAGCGCGTCAGCTACGACGCGCAGTTCCGCGCCATCGCCGCGCTCGCCGCTTACTATCGCTCGCTGGGCGTGGCGAAGGGGGATCGCGTCGCGGTGGCGGCGCGCAACCTGCCGGAATGGATCGTCGCCTTCTTCGCCGCGACGGTGATCGGTGCCGTCGCGGTGCCGCTCAACGCGTGGTGGACGGGCGAGGAGCTGACCTACGGCCTGTCCGATTCGGGCGCGTCGCTGCTGGTGTGCGACGACGAGCGCTGGCAGCGGATCGCGGCGCACCGCGACGACCTGCCCGCGCTGCGCCACGTCCTCGTCGCGCGCGCCGCCGCCCCGGTCGCGGGCGCGCAGCGGCTGGAGGACGTGATCGGCACCCCGCACGACTGGGCCGCGCTGCCCGACCGCGACCTGCCCGAGGTCGCGCTGGCGCCGGAGGACGACGCCACGATCCTCTACACCAGCGGCACCACCGGCAAGCCCAAGGGGGCGCTCGGCACCCACCGCAACTTCATGACCAACATCCTGTCGACCGGCTATGCCGCCGCACGGATGATCCTGCGCCGCGGCGATCCGTTGCCCGATCCGGTGCGCAAGGTGTCGCTGACGGTCATCCCGCTGTTCCACGCCACCGCGCTGTCGGCCGGGCTGATGGGGTCGATGGCCGCGGGCCACACCACCATCTACATGCGCAAGTTCGAGGTCGTCCGCGCGATGGAGATCATCGAGCGCGAGCGCGTCAACGCGACCGGCGGGGTGCCGACGATCGCGTGGCAGATCCTGGAGCATCCCGACCGCGGCAAATACGACCTCTCCAGCCTGGAGAGCATCGGCTATGGCGGTGCGCCGTCCGCACCCGAACTGGTGCGCAAGATCGCGAGCGACCTGAAGGCGATGCCGGGCAACGGCTGGGGCATGACGGAGACGACCGCGACCGTGACCACGCACGGCGCGGAGGATTACCTCCACCGCCCCGACAGTTGCGGCCCGCCCGTGGCGGTCGCCGATCTGGAAGTCCGCGACGAGGACGGCGTGACGGTCCTGCCGACCGATACGATCGGCGAATTGTGGGCGCGCGGGCCGATGGTCGTGAAGGGCTATTGGAACAAGCCGGAGGCGACCGCGGCGACCTTCGTCGACGGCTGGGTGCGCACCGGCGACCTGGCGCGGATCGACGCGGAGGGGTTCTGCTTCATCCTCGACCGCGCCAAGGACATGATTATCCGCGGCGGCGAGAACATCTATTCGACCGAGGTGGAGAACGTCCTCTACGACCACCCCGCCGTCACCGACTGCGCGCTGATCGGCATTCCGCACCGCATTCTGGGCGAGGAACCGGCGGCGGTCGTCCATCTCGCGCCCGATGCGCAGGCGACCGAGGCGGAGCTGCAGGCATGGGTGCGCGAGCGGCTGGCGGCGTTCAAGGTGCCGGTCGCGATCCGCTTCTCGTCCGAGATGCTGCCGCGCAACGCCAACGGCAAGATCCTGAAGCGCGACCTGAAAACCCTGTTCGAGGATCGTATCGCCGCGTAGGTCGTTTCGCTGCGGTCACATTCGGGAACAGGCGATCGATGCGCGTCACCAGGGATTTTCTGCGAGGACGCGGCCGCGAGCGGATGACCGCCGCGGAGAAGGACGCGCTGGATGCCGCGGTCGACCGCGTCGAAACCCTGCCGGCGCGAACGATCCTCATCAACCGCGGGCAGCGCGTGCGCTACAGCACGCTGCTGCTCGACGGGACGATGTGCCGCTACATGGATGCGCGCGACGGCTATCGCCAGCTGGTGGCGCTCCAGGTGCCGGGGGACTTCGTCGACCTCCACGGCTATCCGCTGGAAATGCTCGATCACGACGTCGCCACGCTGTCGGAGGCGCGCGTCGCGGTCATCCCGCACGCGCGGCTCGACGCCCTGACGCGCGACATGCCGCACCTGGCGCGCCTGCTGTGGCGCTCGACCCTGCTCGACGCGGCGTTGCACCGGGAATGGATCTTCCGTCTCGGCCGCCTCGACGCCGCGGGGCGCGTCGCGCATTTCCTGATGGAGACCTATCGTCGCCTGGATGCGGTCGGGCGGACGCGCGACGGGGAGTTCGCGCTCCCGCTGACGCAGCAGGATCTGGGCGAGGCGTGCGGCCTCACCAGCGTCCACGTCAACCGCACGCTGCGCCGGCTGCGCGAGGACGGGCTGGCGGAGGTCGCGCGCGGCACGGTGCGCATCCTGGACGCTGCGGCATTGTCGCGGGTCGCGGAGTTCGAGCCCGAATATCTCTATCTGGAGGACAGCGCCTGGGCGCGCGACGCCGCGGAATAGCGGGCAGGGCCGGCAGACCGGCGCGCGATGGTGTAACCGCTTGGCCTGTGGGCCGGATTGGCGTTAGCTAACGGCATGTACGATCTCCCCCATGACGCGACGCCCGGCGTCCCGGACGAAACCGGCGACGCCGCCACCGACGGGCCCGTCGTCGCGCTGCGTCGCGACCGGCTGCTCGCCGCGCTGACGCTGACGGCGGGGATCGGGCTGGTCGTCGGCCTGCCGTTCGCGCTGAAGGAGGGAGCGGAGTTCTTCATGCCCACCGCGGTCGCGCTGGTCGTCGCGCTGGCGCTGATCCCGCTGCTGGAGTGGCTGGAGCGTCGCCGCATCCCGTCCGCGGTCGCGGCGCTGATGTGCGTGATCCTGTTCCTGATCGTCGCCAATGTCGCGCTGGCCGCGATCGTCGTGCCCGCGACCGAGTTCTTCCGCCTGCTGCCGACGCGGATCGGCCGCATCCAGGCCAATCTGGCGCCGCTGCTTGATCTGTATTCCAGCCTGGAGCGCTACGCCAATCGCACGCTGCGCCAGATCGCCTCCACGCCGGTGCGCCCGTCGCCCACCGCCGCCGTCGCGCCGCCCAGCTCGATCGTCGAGCTGGCGGCGACGTCCGCGCCCGCGGTCATCGTCCAGGTCTTCTACGCGATCCTGGTCGCGTTCTTCTTCCTGTCGGGCTGGACCCGGATGCGCGAGCGGCTCATCACGGCGCGCGCCAGCTTCGGCGGGGCGATGGCAACCGCGCGCGTGCTGCAGGAGATGGTCGACGCCGTCTCCTCCTATCTGGGCACGATCACCGCGATCAACATTTCGCTCGGGCTGCTCGTCGCGGGCGCGCTGCACCTGCTGGGGATGCCGTTTCCGCTCATGTGGGGCGGCATCGTCGCGCTGCTGAACTACATCCCCTATTTCGGCCCGGTCGTCGCCGCGCTGCTGCTCGCGGTCGGCGGGCTGATGACCTTTTCGGACGTGTGGACCGCGCTGGCCGCGCCCGCGATGATGTACGGCTTCCACTTGGTGGAGGCGAATGTCGTCACCCCGCTGATCGTCGGGCACCGGCTGACCATCAACCCGGTCATGATCCTCATCTCGATCAGCTTCTGGGGCTGGGTGTGGGGCACGGTGGGGGCGCTGCTGGCGGTGCCGATCCTCATCATCGTGCAGACGATCCTGTCGGCGGCGGGACGCCCCGACATCGCGGGCTTCCTCTTCGAACACGGCACGCTGACGCGCGAGAACGCGGGCTCGCCGCAACCGGGCTGGCGGTCGCGCGAAAAAGACGAAGAATCGCGTTGACAGCCACCGGGGCGCCGCCTAGTTGGCGCGCCTCACGCTTCTCCAAGCGGGTGTAGCTCAGTTGGTTAGAGCGCCGGCCTGTCACGCCGGAGGTCGCGGGTTCGAGCCCCGTCACTCGCGCCATCCCTGCGGTGATACGCAGCCGGTGCGTGAACTTCATGCGGCAAGCAGCATTTCCTGCGCCGGAATATCGTTCCGGTGTATGCCCGGGTGCGTGCGTCGATCGCTTTGCAAGCGGGTGTAGCTCAGTTGGTTAGAGCGCCGGCCTGTCACGCCGGAGGTCGCGGGTTCGAGCCCCGTCACTCGCGCCAGCGCCGGGGTGGTTCGTAGCCGCAGCGCGGAAACCCGCATCATTACCGATCGTTACGTCTTCCGCATCAGAGGAGTCGGAGCGGATGGCGAGCGGCTATCCAGACGGATTGCATCCCGGCCACGCCGTGTCACGCGGCGGCTTCCACCGACATGCCACGCCGATGGCGCTCTTCTGCTGGGAGTGCTGCTGATCCTCCCGATGACGGGACTGCTGGGCGGCGCGCGGTCGCCCGTGACGCGCGCCGTGACGCCAAGCGCCACCCTGACCGTCAAGACGCCGCAGACGTTGCGCAGCGGGCTCTTCTTCGAAACGGTGGTCGTCGTGCAGGCGCGCCGTCCGATGGCGGATGCGGTCATCGCCTTCCCGCCGGCCTTGTGGCGCGACATGACGATCAACACGCAGCTACCCGCCGCCGAGAGCGAAGAGTATCGCGACGGCCTCTGGCGCTTCCATTACGGCCCGCTGAAGCCCGGCGAGCGGCTGGAAACGAAAGTGGACGGGCAGATCAACCCCGCCGCTGACGCTGGGCACGCGGGGCGAGGTCGTGCTGCTCGACGGCGAACGTCCGCTGGCGCGCGTGCCGGTGGCGACGCGGGGTGCTGCCCTGATGGACATCGTCCTGCGCGCGACCGCGATGTTCTTCATCCTCTATGGGCTGCTGCGGCTTCTCGGCAAGCGCGAGCTGGGGCAGATGACCCCGTTCGAGGTCGTCGTGCTGGTGGTGATGGGCGATTTGATCCAGCAGGGGATCACGCACAACGATTTCAGCCTGACCGGCGCGACGCTGGCGATCGTCACCTTCGCCTTCTGGGGGCTGGTACTGGGCTGGCTGGCCTATCTCTTCCCGCGGCTCAAGACCGCACTGGAAGGCGCCCCGCGAGTCATCGTGCGGCATGGCGAGCTGCTGGAGGACAATCTGCGCCGCGACCGCATGACGCGGGCGGAGGTGGAATCGGAAATGCGGCTCGCCGGGATCGCGCGCATGACGGACGTCGAATGGGCGATCCTGGAGCCGCAGGGAAAGATCAGCTTCATCCGCCGCGACGGCGGCGAGGTGAACCCGCCGGACGGTGAGGGGCCGGCGGGCTGACGA comes from the Sphingomonas phyllosphaerae genome and includes:
- a CDS encoding AMP-binding protein, which codes for MERAWPAMGMDEVRAALTAPGARFEMETVDIRGLPTRVWKNAPPHMAALVRLSRTHGDSLATIHEDERVSYDAQFRAIAALAAYYRSLGVAKGDRVAVAARNLPEWIVAFFAATVIGAVAVPLNAWWTGEELTYGLSDSGASLLVCDDERWQRIAAHRDDLPALRHVLVARAAAPVAGAQRLEDVIGTPHDWAALPDRDLPEVALAPEDDATILYTSGTTGKPKGALGTHRNFMTNILSTGYAAARMILRRGDPLPDPVRKVSLTVIPLFHATALSAGLMGSMAAGHTTIYMRKFEVVRAMEIIERERVNATGGVPTIAWQILEHPDRGKYDLSSLESIGYGGAPSAPELVRKIASDLKAMPGNGWGMTETTATVTTHGAEDYLHRPDSCGPPVAVADLEVRDEDGVTVLPTDTIGELWARGPMVVKGYWNKPEATAATFVDGWVRTGDLARIDAEGFCFILDRAKDMIIRGGENIYSTEVENVLYDHPAVTDCALIGIPHRILGEEPAAVVHLAPDAQATEAELQAWVRERLAAFKVPVAIRFSSEMLPRNANGKILKRDLKTLFEDRIAA
- a CDS encoding Crp/Fnr family transcriptional regulator encodes the protein MRVTRDFLRGRGRERMTAAEKDALDAAVDRVETLPARTILINRGQRVRYSTLLLDGTMCRYMDARDGYRQLVALQVPGDFVDLHGYPLEMLDHDVATLSEARVAVIPHARLDALTRDMPHLARLLWRSTLLDAALHREWIFRLGRLDAAGRVAHFLMETYRRLDAVGRTRDGEFALPLTQQDLGEACGLTSVHVNRTLRRLREDGLAEVARGTVRILDAAALSRVAEFEPEYLYLEDSAWARDAAE
- a CDS encoding AI-2E family transporter; this translates as MYDLPHDATPGVPDETGDAATDGPVVALRRDRLLAALTLTAGIGLVVGLPFALKEGAEFFMPTAVALVVALALIPLLEWLERRRIPSAVAALMCVILFLIVANVALAAIVVPATEFFRLLPTRIGRIQANLAPLLDLYSSLERYANRTLRQIASTPVRPSPTAAVAPPSSIVELAATSAPAVIVQVFYAILVAFFFLSGWTRMRERLITARASFGGAMATARVLQEMVDAVSSYLGTITAINISLGLLVAGALHLLGMPFPLMWGGIVALLNYIPYFGPVVAALLLAVGGLMTFSDVWTALAAPAMMYGFHLVEANVVTPLIVGHRLTINPVMILISISFWGWVWGTVGALLAVPILIIVQTILSAAGRPDIAGFLFEHGTLTRENAGSPQPGWRSREKDEESR
- a CDS encoding DUF421 domain-containing protein, whose translation is MLLDGERPLARVPVATRGAALMDIVLRATAMFFILYGLLRLLGKRELGQMTPFEVVVLVVMGDLIQQGITHNDFSLTGATLAIVTFAFWGLVLGWLAYLFPRLKTALEGAPRVIVRHGELLEDNLRRDRMTRAEVESEMRLAGIARMTDVEWAILEPQGKISFIRRDGGEVNPPDGEGPAG